Proteins encoded in a region of the Streptomyces sp. PCS3-D2 genome:
- a CDS encoding cytochrome P450, translating into MTLGRNAGSAGAGTSAGTGVPVLPGAPLLGSLHDLKSDSLGTYLRARQWLGDVVRVSAGPPGMRSDLYCVFSPEGVQQVLASQSANFRKDNPFYQEVRDSFGNGLLTSQDEDYLRQRRLVQPLFTRRRVDGYAGAVAAETASVVTAWQEAPDGVVDLSDEMTHLALRAVARILFGTDVEATADVVARCFPVITDYVLRRGYSPATVPRHWPTPANRRAAAAMDELYGVCDQIIGQRRRDRAPAPAPDGQAPAAGATVGQAADEDLLTLLAAARSSQDRARTEITRVLGDRTPQARDLDRLPYLSQVVKEAMRLYPAAPVIGRRAVAATRIGEHTIPAGADVILAPWVTHRHPEYWPDPDRFDPERFTPEAEAGRPRYAWFPFGGGPRACIGQHFSMLESVVALAMILRTYAFEAVDTRIPVGAGITLRTEGPARCRVRRVDR; encoded by the coding sequence ATGACATTGGGCAGGAACGCGGGCAGCGCAGGTGCGGGTACGAGTGCGGGTACGGGGGTTCCGGTGCTTCCCGGGGCGCCGCTGCTCGGATCGCTCCACGACCTGAAGTCGGACTCCCTCGGCACCTATCTGCGGGCTCGGCAGTGGCTCGGTGACGTCGTACGGGTCTCGGCCGGGCCGCCCGGGATGCGGTCCGACCTGTACTGCGTGTTCTCGCCCGAGGGCGTCCAGCAGGTGCTCGCCTCCCAGTCGGCCAACTTCCGCAAGGACAACCCCTTCTACCAGGAGGTCCGCGACTCCTTCGGCAACGGACTGCTGACCAGCCAGGACGAGGACTACCTGCGTCAGCGCCGGCTCGTGCAGCCGCTGTTCACGCGGCGCCGGGTGGACGGGTACGCCGGGGCCGTCGCCGCCGAGACGGCGTCGGTCGTCACCGCCTGGCAGGAGGCCCCGGACGGCGTCGTGGACCTCTCCGACGAGATGACGCACCTCGCGCTGCGTGCCGTCGCCCGGATCCTCTTCGGCACCGACGTCGAGGCCACCGCCGACGTCGTGGCGCGCTGCTTCCCGGTGATCACCGACTACGTGCTGCGCCGCGGCTACTCCCCCGCCACCGTCCCGCGCCACTGGCCCACCCCGGCGAACCGGCGGGCGGCCGCCGCGATGGACGAGCTGTACGGGGTCTGCGACCAGATCATCGGGCAGCGGCGGCGGGACCGCGCCCCCGCCCCCGCCCCGGATGGGCAGGCCCCGGCCGCCGGCGCCACCGTTGGGCAGGCCGCCGACGAGGACCTGCTGACGCTGCTGGCCGCCGCCCGGAGCTCGCAGGACCGGGCCCGCACGGAGATCACCCGGGTGTTGGGCGACCGTACGCCGCAGGCCCGCGACCTGGACCGGCTCCCGTACCTCTCGCAGGTGGTCAAGGAGGCCATGCGGCTGTACCCGGCCGCGCCGGTCATCGGCCGCAGGGCCGTCGCCGCCACCCGGATCGGGGAGCACACCATCCCCGCGGGCGCCGACGTGATCCTGGCCCCCTGGGTGACGCACCGCCATCCGGAGTACTGGCCGGACCCGGACCGCTTCGACCCGGAGCGCTTCACGCCGGAGGCGGAGGCCGGACGGCCGCGCTACGCGTGGTTCCCCTTCGGCGGCGGCCCGCGCGCCTGCATCGGGCAGCACTTCTCGATGCTGGAGTCGGTGGTCGCGCTGGCGATGATCCTGCGGACGTACGCGTTCGAGGCGGTGGACACCCGGATCCCGGTCGGGGCGGGAATCACCCTGCGGACGGAGGGTCCGGCGCGCTGCCGGGTCCGTCGCGTGGACCGCTAG
- a CDS encoding FBP domain-containing protein, with amino-acid sequence MEPLSEKQIRTSFVNCTKGEAARLRLPLDFAELPWEDLDFLGWVDPGAPLRAHLVLPREEGPLGISLRVPSVGRTSAVKSSLCQICLTGHASSGVTLLAAPLAGARGREGNTVGTYVCADLACPLYVRGKRQPKLRGGRQEESLTVGERLARMEANLNGFVSRVTGVTVG; translated from the coding sequence GTGGAACCACTCAGCGAGAAACAGATCCGCACATCCTTCGTGAACTGCACCAAGGGCGAGGCGGCGCGCCTGCGCCTGCCCCTGGACTTCGCCGAACTTCCCTGGGAGGACCTGGACTTCCTGGGCTGGGTCGACCCGGGCGCTCCGCTGCGGGCCCACCTCGTGCTGCCCCGGGAGGAGGGCCCGCTGGGGATCTCGCTGCGCGTGCCGTCGGTGGGCCGCACCAGCGCGGTGAAGTCCAGCCTGTGCCAGATCTGCCTGACAGGTCACGCCTCCTCCGGGGTCACCCTGCTCGCCGCGCCGCTGGCGGGCGCCCGCGGCCGCGAGGGGAACACGGTCGGCACCTACGTCTGCGCGGACCTGGCCTGCCCCCTGTACGTCCGAGGGAAGCGGCAGCCGAAGCTGCGCGGCGGGCGGCAGGAGGAGTCGCTGACCGTGGGCGAGCGCCTCGCCCGCATGGAGGCCAACCTGAACGGCTTCGTCTCCCGCGTCACCGGGGTCACGGTCGGCTGA
- a CDS encoding MFS transporter, producing MDPNATPSSRRTDGKDGSVRGGGSTLALVVIASCQLMVVLDITIVNIALPHIQTALNFSTESLSWVVNAYTLAFGGLLLLGGRTGDILGRKRVFIFGVLLFGLASLLGGLAQNEGQLMAARALQGVGGAIASPTALALITTTFREGPDRNKAFGVFAGVSAAGGAIGLLAGGVLVEWLDWRWVLFVNVPIALVIAVLASKVLRESERHPGHFDFAGALLSTLGMVALVYGFIRASQEGWRDPVTLGSFGAAVVLLTLFVLNERRSPQPITPLHMFADRNRAGTYGIMLMLACAIFGMFFFLTLFVQIVLGFSPIQAGLAFLPVSAVIAVGAGLTAKLLPKFGPKPFMVGGALSSAAGLAWLTQTDVHSTYLGSILGPMLLFALGMGLQFVSLTLMALSNVPDRESGAASGLLNTMQQVGGSLGLSILVTVYGTASRNEAKELVPDFLATAGPVQKAFFERTGQLPKPWGDQVLTSGISAAFVVAALFTLVGAAIAVFVIQVRPSDLERLQGNHKPAADRI from the coding sequence GTGGACCCGAACGCAACGCCGAGCAGCAGACGGACCGACGGCAAGGACGGCTCGGTCCGGGGAGGCGGCAGCACACTCGCCCTGGTCGTCATCGCGTCCTGCCAGCTCATGGTGGTTCTCGACATCACCATCGTGAACATCGCGCTGCCGCACATCCAGACCGCGCTGAACTTCTCGACCGAAAGCCTCTCCTGGGTCGTCAACGCGTACACCCTCGCCTTCGGCGGCCTGCTCCTCCTCGGCGGACGCACCGGCGACATCCTCGGCCGCAAGCGCGTCTTCATCTTCGGCGTGCTGCTCTTCGGCCTGGCCTCGCTCCTCGGCGGACTCGCCCAGAACGAGGGACAGTTGATGGCCGCACGCGCCCTCCAGGGCGTCGGCGGCGCCATCGCCTCGCCGACGGCCCTCGCGCTGATCACCACCACCTTCCGCGAAGGACCCGACCGCAACAAGGCGTTCGGGGTGTTCGCCGGCGTCTCGGCGGCCGGCGGCGCGATCGGACTCCTCGCGGGCGGTGTCCTCGTCGAGTGGCTCGACTGGCGCTGGGTCCTCTTCGTCAACGTCCCCATCGCGCTGGTGATCGCCGTACTGGCCTCCAAGGTCCTGCGCGAGTCCGAACGCCACCCCGGCCACTTCGACTTCGCCGGCGCGCTGCTGTCCACCCTCGGCATGGTCGCGCTCGTCTACGGCTTCATCCGGGCCTCCCAGGAAGGCTGGCGCGACCCGGTGACGCTCGGCTCCTTCGGAGCCGCCGTGGTCCTGCTGACGCTCTTCGTCCTCAACGAGCGGCGGTCGCCGCAGCCCATCACCCCGCTGCACATGTTCGCCGACCGCAACCGGGCCGGAACCTACGGGATCATGCTCATGCTCGCCTGTGCGATCTTCGGCATGTTCTTCTTCCTGACCCTCTTCGTCCAGATCGTGCTCGGCTTCAGCCCGATCCAGGCCGGCCTCGCCTTCCTGCCCGTCAGCGCGGTGATCGCGGTGGGTGCGGGCCTCACCGCCAAGCTCCTGCCGAAGTTCGGGCCCAAACCGTTCATGGTCGGCGGCGCACTGTCCTCGGCGGCCGGTCTCGCCTGGCTGACGCAGACCGACGTCCACTCCACCTACCTCGGCAGCATCCTCGGCCCGATGCTGCTCTTCGCCCTCGGTATGGGCCTGCAGTTCGTCTCGCTGACGCTGATGGCCCTGTCCAACGTCCCCGACCGAGAGTCGGGAGCGGCATCCGGACTGCTGAACACGATGCAGCAGGTGGGCGGCTCCCTCGGCCTGTCGATCCTGGTGACCGTGTACGGCACGGCCAGTCGCAACGAGGCCAAGGAACTGGTGCCGGACTTCCTCGCCACGGCCGGCCCCGTACAGAAGGCCTTCTTCGAGCGCACCGGCCAGCTCCCGAAGCCGTGGGGCGACCAGGTGCTCACCTCCGGCATCAGCGCGGCCTTCGTCGTGGCGGCCCTCTTCACCCTGGTCGGTGCGGCGATCGCGGTGTTCGTCATCCAGGTACGCCCTTCCGACCTCGAACGCCTCCAGGGCAACCACAAACCGGCGGCCGACCGCATCTGA
- a CDS encoding alpha/beta fold hydrolase: MDDFLRLSASTARFTHGAPRALSFGDDGRLLWFLRSTGPTDAFDSLWVLDTATGAEIRLADPRELCPEPGTLPTAERRLRERTRLVAAGIGSYALSGDGRRAAFALYGRLYEVTAAGAGSGTVREIPAAGPALDPRPNSDGSRTAYVADDALYVAPGGRVSPDDGARWGLAEFAAAEELGRSRGHWWSPDGVTLLAARVDESALQRRWFADPAHPELPAEDFAYPEAGGPNAEVQLWVLGETRVRIEWDCETYPYVSDAGWESASEILLTVQDRLQRTVLLLSADPATGRTRELSRTTHPQWVDPLVPGTPARLPDGRMLTAADTPDGAARALAVDGALLTGDDVQVRGVAGVHEGRLLVEAGLRDPAEQQVLLLDTATGEVTPLADGPGVHSATASAGFLLLTSADADGVRRVVRTPDGRELVPADLSQPLPYRVAPVLERVTEYGVPTALVLPRGHVPGRKLPVLMDSYGGPGAQDITADPRRWQHRQWWADQGFAVVTVDNRGTAYVSPSHTHAMYRGFSEVTLDDQVAALHALAARHGELDLGRVGVRGWSYGGYLSAMAVLRRPDVFHAAAAGAAPTDFRHYDTAYTERYLGLPQDHPEVYDRDSLLPDAPKLTRPLLLVTGLADDNVHPSHTLRLSQALTDAGRPHQLLALPGVTHMTPGGTREKITALELDFFRRALA; encoded by the coding sequence ATGGATGACTTCCTCAGGCTCTCCGCGAGCACGGCCCGATTCACCCACGGCGCCCCGCGGGCACTGTCTTTCGGGGACGACGGCCGCCTCCTCTGGTTCCTCCGGTCGACCGGACCCACCGACGCCTTCGACAGCCTCTGGGTGCTCGACACCGCCACCGGCGCCGAGATCCGGCTTGCCGATCCGCGCGAGCTGTGCCCCGAGCCCGGCACCCTCCCCACCGCCGAACGCCGGCTGCGCGAGCGGACCCGTCTCGTCGCCGCCGGGATCGGCTCCTACGCCCTCTCCGGCGACGGGCGCCGCGCCGCTTTCGCGCTGTACGGCAGGCTCTACGAGGTCACCGCCGCGGGCGCCGGATCCGGGACCGTCAGGGAGATCCCCGCCGCCGGACCCGCGCTGGACCCGCGTCCCAACTCCGACGGCTCGCGCACCGCCTACGTCGCCGACGACGCCCTGTACGTCGCCCCGGGCGGCCGGGTCAGCCCCGACGACGGAGCCCGCTGGGGCCTGGCCGAATTCGCCGCCGCCGAGGAGCTCGGCCGCTCCCGGGGCCACTGGTGGTCGCCCGACGGAGTCACGCTGCTCGCCGCACGCGTCGACGAATCCGCCCTCCAGCGACGGTGGTTCGCCGACCCCGCCCACCCCGAGCTGCCGGCCGAGGACTTCGCCTACCCGGAGGCGGGCGGCCCCAACGCCGAGGTCCAGCTCTGGGTGCTCGGGGAGACCCGGGTACGGATCGAGTGGGACTGCGAGACCTACCCCTACGTCTCCGACGCGGGCTGGGAGTCGGCCTCGGAGATCCTGCTGACGGTCCAGGACCGGCTCCAGCGCACCGTGCTGCTGCTCTCCGCCGACCCGGCCACCGGCCGCACCCGGGAGCTGTCCCGCACCACGCACCCCCAGTGGGTGGACCCGCTGGTCCCCGGCACTCCGGCCCGCCTGCCCGACGGGCGGATGCTGACCGCGGCCGACACCCCCGACGGGGCCGCCCGGGCCCTCGCCGTGGACGGAGCACTCCTCACCGGGGACGACGTCCAGGTCCGCGGGGTGGCCGGGGTCCACGAAGGCCGGCTGCTGGTCGAGGCCGGACTGCGCGATCCGGCCGAACAGCAGGTGCTGCTGCTGGACACCGCCACCGGGGAGGTGACCCCGCTCGCCGACGGGCCCGGCGTCCACAGCGCGACCGCCTCGGCCGGCTTCCTGCTGCTGACCTCCGCCGACGCCGACGGCGTGCGACGCGTCGTACGGACCCCCGACGGGCGGGAACTGGTCCCGGCCGACCTGTCGCAGCCACTGCCGTACCGGGTGGCCCCGGTCCTGGAGCGGGTCACCGAGTACGGCGTGCCCACCGCGCTCGTACTGCCCCGCGGGCACGTCCCCGGGCGGAAGCTGCCCGTCCTGATGGACAGTTACGGCGGTCCCGGTGCGCAGGACATCACCGCCGACCCGCGCCGCTGGCAGCACCGCCAGTGGTGGGCCGACCAGGGCTTCGCGGTGGTGACCGTCGACAACCGCGGCACCGCGTACGTCTCGCCCTCCCACACCCACGCCATGTACCGCGGCTTCTCCGAGGTCACCCTGGACGACCAGGTCGCGGCACTGCACGCGCTGGCTGCGCGCCACGGCGAGCTCGACCTGGGCCGGGTCGGCGTCCGCGGCTGGTCCTACGGCGGCTACCTGTCGGCGATGGCCGTACTGCGCCGCCCCGACGTCTTCCACGCCGCGGCCGCCGGGGCCGCGCCGACCGACTTCCGGCACTACGACACCGCCTACACCGAGCGCTACCTGGGCCTGCCCCAGGACCACCCGGAGGTCTACGACCGGGACTCGCTCCTGCCCGACGCCCCGAAACTGACCCGCCCGCTGCTGCTGGTCACCGGCCTGGCCGACGACAACGTCCACCCGTCGCACACCCTGCGCCTGTCGCAGGCCCTGACGGACGCGGGCCGCCCCCACCAGCTGCTGGCCCTCCCCGGCGTGACCCACATGACCCCGGGGGGCACCCGCGAGAAGATCACGGCGTTGGAACTCGACTTCTTCCGGCGCGCACTCGCCTGA
- a CDS encoding IS110 family transposase, translated as MFEIEDVGVFLGLDVGKSSHHGHGLTPGGKKVFDKQLPNSEPKLRAVFDKLTAKFGTVLVIVDQPASIGALPLTVARDAGCQVAYLPGLAMRRIADLYPGEAKTDAKDAAVIADAARTMPHTLRSLELTDQITAELTVLVGFDQDLAAEATRTSNRIRGLLTQFHPSLERVLGPRLDHQAVTWLLERYGSPAALRKAGRRRLVELIRPKAPRMATRLIDDVFNALDEQTVVVPGTGTLDIVIPSLAASLAAVHTQRRAMEAQINALLEAHPLSPVLTSMPGVGVRTAAVLLVTVGDGTSFPTAAHLASYAGLAPTTKQSGTSIHGEHAPRGGNRQLKRAMFLSAFACMNADPASRAYYDKQRARGKTHTQALLRLARQRISVLFAMLRDGTFYESRTPTDVELAA; from the coding sequence ATGTTCGAGATCGAAGACGTGGGCGTGTTCCTGGGCCTGGACGTCGGCAAGAGCAGCCATCACGGTCATGGGCTCACCCCGGGCGGGAAGAAGGTCTTCGACAAGCAGCTGCCCAACAGCGAGCCCAAGCTGCGGGCCGTCTTCGACAAGCTGACCGCGAAGTTCGGCACCGTGCTGGTGATCGTGGACCAGCCCGCCTCCATCGGCGCCCTGCCACTGACCGTCGCCCGCGACGCGGGCTGCCAGGTCGCCTACCTGCCCGGACTGGCGATGCGCCGGATCGCCGACCTCTACCCGGGCGAGGCCAAGACCGACGCCAAGGACGCCGCCGTCATCGCGGACGCCGCCCGGACGATGCCGCACACCCTGCGCTCGCTGGAGCTGACCGACCAGATCACCGCCGAGCTGACCGTGCTCGTCGGCTTCGACCAGGACCTGGCCGCCGAGGCCACCCGCACCTCCAACCGGATACGGGGCCTGCTCACCCAGTTCCACCCCAGCCTGGAACGCGTCCTGGGCCCGCGCCTGGACCACCAGGCCGTGACCTGGCTGCTGGAGCGCTACGGATCCCCAGCCGCCCTGCGCAAGGCCGGACGCCGCAGACTCGTCGAGCTGATCCGCCCGAAGGCCCCGCGCATGGCCACCAGGCTGATCGACGACGTCTTCAACGCGCTCGACGAGCAGACCGTCGTCGTTCCCGGGACCGGCACCCTCGACATCGTCATCCCCTCCCTGGCCGCCTCGCTGGCCGCTGTCCACACCCAGCGCCGGGCGATGGAAGCCCAGATCAACGCCCTGCTGGAGGCTCACCCTCTTTCCCCGGTCCTGACGTCGATGCCCGGCGTCGGCGTCAGGACCGCCGCCGTCCTGCTGGTCACCGTCGGCGACGGCACCAGCTTCCCCACCGCCGCCCACCTCGCCTCCTACGCCGGCCTCGCCCCCACCACGAAGCAGTCCGGGACCTCGATCCATGGCGAACACGCACCCCGAGGCGGAAACCGGCAGCTCAAACGGGCGATGTTTCTCTCCGCCTTCGCCTGCATGAACGCCGACCCGGCCTCCCGCGCCTACTACGACAAGCAACGAGCACGCGGCAAAACCCACACCCAGGCCCTCCTCCGCCTCGCCCGCCAACGCATCAGCGTCCTGTTCGCCATGCTCCGCGACGGCACCTTCTACGAATCCCGGACACCGACGGACGTCGAGCTCGCCGCTTAG
- a CDS encoding ABC transporter ATP-binding protein: MTFPGRRSATGRRGAPVRAVDGVSFDLAAGRTLGLVGESGCGKSTTGRMLVRLLEPTSGRIVFEGEDISRLSQGSLRPLRKNIQMVFQDPHSSLNPRQTVARIISEPLLVQGWSAGDARRRAADLMELVGLIPEHIDRYPHEFSGGQAQRIGIARSLATSPRLIVADEPVSALDVSVQAQIVNLMERLRAELGLAYVFIAHDLSVVKRVSDRVAVMYLGRIVEIGDKASLYETPQHPYTRALLSAVPLPDPAAERRRERIVLLGDPPSPAAPPPGCTFHPRCPKAQEICRTERPLLRPAASREVACHFPGD, encoded by the coding sequence ATGACCTTTCCCGGCCGGCGGTCCGCGACCGGGCGCCGGGGGGCGCCCGTGCGCGCCGTCGACGGGGTCTCCTTCGACCTGGCGGCCGGTCGGACCCTGGGCCTGGTGGGGGAGTCGGGCTGTGGGAAGTCCACCACCGGGCGGATGCTCGTGCGGCTGCTGGAGCCCACCTCGGGCCGGATCGTCTTCGAGGGCGAGGACATCAGCCGCCTCTCACAGGGCTCCCTGCGCCCGCTGCGCAAGAACATCCAGATGGTCTTCCAGGATCCGCACTCCTCGCTGAACCCCCGGCAGACCGTGGCCCGGATCATCTCCGAACCACTGCTGGTGCAGGGCTGGAGCGCGGGTGACGCCCGGCGCCGCGCCGCCGACCTGATGGAACTCGTCGGGCTGATCCCCGAGCACATCGACCGCTACCCGCACGAGTTCTCCGGCGGTCAGGCCCAGCGCATCGGCATCGCCCGCTCGCTGGCGACCAGCCCCCGGCTGATCGTCGCCGACGAACCGGTCTCCGCGCTCGACGTCTCCGTCCAGGCGCAGATCGTCAACCTGATGGAGCGCCTGCGCGCCGAACTGGGCCTGGCCTACGTGTTCATCGCGCACGACCTGTCGGTGGTCAAGCGGGTCAGCGACCGGGTCGCCGTCATGTACCTCGGCCGGATCGTCGAGATCGGGGACAAGGCGTCCCTCTACGAGACCCCCCAGCACCCCTACACCCGGGCGCTGTTGTCCGCCGTGCCGCTGCCCGACCCGGCGGCGGAGCGGCGACGGGAGCGGATCGTGCTGCTCGGCGATCCGCCGAGCCCGGCCGCTCCCCCTCCGGGCTGCACCTTCCACCCGCGTTGCCCCAAGGCTCAGGAGATCTGCCGGACGGAGCGCCCGTTGCTGCGTCCTGCCGCCTCGCGAGAGGTGGCGTGCCACTTCCCGGGTGACTGA
- a CDS encoding ABC transporter ATP-binding protein, whose translation MADPLLEVRDLRVTFTTPRGTVRAVDSVGFTVEAGRTLGIVGESGSGKSVTSLAVMGLHRGSVEVGGSVTLAGRPLIGLSDRELGTVRGRRMAMIFQDPLSSLHPYYTVGEQIAEHFRVHFKAGRAAARRRAVDMLGEVGIPEPARRAGEYPHQFSGGMRQRAMIAMALACEPDLLIADEPTTALDVTVQAQILELIARLQQERGLGVVMITHDLGVVARVAHEVLVMYGGRAVEQAPVEALFTDPAHPYTRGLLDSLPRLDTADDEPLPFIPGSPPSLLAPAPGCAFAPRCPRAAERCTGERPDPAAYGDGPGRTVACHFAGAPAAPAQEAAR comes from the coding sequence ATGGCCGATCCGCTCCTCGAAGTACGCGACCTGCGCGTCACCTTCACCACCCCTCGGGGGACCGTCCGGGCCGTCGACTCCGTCGGCTTCACCGTCGAGGCCGGACGCACCCTCGGCATCGTCGGCGAATCCGGCTCCGGCAAGTCCGTCACCTCGCTCGCCGTCATGGGCCTGCACCGCGGCTCCGTCGAGGTCGGCGGCTCCGTCACGCTCGCCGGACGGCCGCTGATCGGCCTGAGCGACCGCGAGCTCGGCACCGTGCGCGGCCGCCGGATGGCCATGATCTTCCAGGACCCGCTCTCCAGCCTGCACCCCTATTACACCGTCGGCGAGCAGATCGCCGAACACTTCCGGGTGCACTTCAAGGCTGGACGGGCCGCCGCGCGCAGACGAGCCGTCGACATGCTCGGCGAGGTCGGCATCCCCGAACCGGCGCGCCGGGCGGGGGAGTACCCGCACCAGTTCTCCGGCGGCATGCGCCAGCGCGCGATGATCGCCATGGCCCTGGCCTGCGAACCCGACCTGTTGATCGCCGACGAGCCGACCACAGCCCTGGACGTCACCGTCCAGGCGCAGATCCTCGAACTGATCGCGAGGCTCCAGCAGGAGCGCGGACTCGGCGTCGTGATGATCACCCACGACCTGGGCGTCGTCGCCCGCGTCGCCCACGAGGTCCTGGTCATGTACGGCGGACGCGCCGTCGAACAGGCCCCCGTCGAGGCGCTCTTCACCGATCCCGCCCACCCCTACACCCGGGGGCTGCTCGACTCGCTGCCCCGCCTCGACACCGCCGACGACGAACCGCTCCCCTTCATCCCCGGGTCCCCGCCGTCCCTCCTCGCACCCGCGCCCGGCTGCGCCTTCGCGCCGCGCTGCCCCCGGGCGGCCGAACGCTGCACCGGCGAGCGGCCGGATCCGGCTGCGTACGGGGACGGGCCCGGACGGACCGTGGCCTGCCACTTCGCCGGGGCCCCCGCCGCACCAGCACAGGAGGCGGCCCGATGA
- a CDS encoding ABC transporter permease, translating to MILYLARRLLALAGVLLAITAVTFLIFYVLPADPAAAACGKTCSAERLADVRVHLGLDQPLVKQFADFLTGIFTGRTLGTGQYAVTCDFPCLGYSYESSLPVWDLLMDRLPVSASLALGAAVLWLLLGLGAGVTAALRKDTATDKALMVGAVAAASLPVYFTAVMLIHGVIRIAGLLPYPAYRPFTDNPLGWASNLLLPWTALALLYAAMYARQSRGSMIEAMAEPYIRTARAKGLPERTVVVKHGLRSGMTPILTLFGIDLGGLLAGAVITESIFGLPGIGRLFYGALVSSDQPVVLGVTLLAAFFIVVANLVVDLLYAVIDPRVRY from the coding sequence GTGATCCTCTACCTCGCCCGCCGGCTGCTCGCCCTCGCCGGAGTGCTCCTCGCCATCACGGCCGTCACCTTCCTCATCTTCTACGTCCTGCCCGCGGACCCGGCCGCGGCCGCCTGCGGCAAGACCTGCAGCGCCGAGCGGCTGGCCGACGTACGCGTCCACCTGGGCCTCGACCAGCCCCTGGTCAAGCAGTTCGCCGACTTCCTGACCGGCATCTTCACCGGCCGCACCCTCGGCACCGGCCAGTACGCCGTCACCTGCGACTTCCCCTGCCTGGGCTACTCGTACGAGAGCTCCCTGCCCGTGTGGGACCTGCTCATGGACCGGCTCCCCGTCTCCGCCTCCCTGGCCCTCGGCGCCGCCGTGCTGTGGCTCCTTCTCGGCCTCGGTGCCGGGGTCACCGCCGCCCTGCGCAAGGACACCGCCACCGACAAGGCCCTGATGGTCGGTGCCGTGGCCGCCGCCTCGCTGCCCGTGTACTTCACCGCGGTGATGCTCATCCACGGCGTCATCCGCATCGCCGGACTGCTGCCCTACCCCGCCTACCGACCCTTCACCGACAACCCGCTCGGATGGGCCTCGAACCTGCTCCTGCCCTGGACCGCGCTCGCGCTGCTCTACGCCGCCATGTACGCGCGCCAGAGCCGGGGCTCGATGATCGAGGCGATGGCCGAGCCCTACATCCGCACCGCCCGCGCCAAGGGCCTGCCCGAGCGGACGGTCGTCGTCAAACACGGCCTGCGCTCCGGGATGACGCCGATCCTGACCCTCTTCGGCATCGACCTCGGCGGGCTGCTCGCCGGCGCCGTGATCACCGAGTCGATCTTCGGACTCCCCGGCATCGGACGGCTCTTCTACGGCGCCCTCGTCAGCTCCGACCAGCCCGTGGTCCTCGGCGTCACCCTGCTGGCGGCCTTCTTCATCGTCGTCGCCAACCTCGTCGTCGACCTCCTGTACGCCGTCATCGACCCGAGAGTGAGGTACTGA
- a CDS encoding ABC transporter permease: MTTTAAARDAAPDRPAAAPGSSPWQLARQELRRRPAVRVSLAIVGLFVLMAATAPWLGALGGWSPHEFDKNAVDPYLGGQPIGAFGGIGTEHWLGVEPVTGRDLFARVVHGAQVSLLIAFAATTIVVLAGTAAGIAAGYFGGRTDAALSRLMDLTMSFPSLIFMIAMLSVAKDVNRLVLMTVVIGLFGWPGIARVVRGQALSLRHREYVDAARVGGAGPWRILTREVLPGVAGPVIAYTTLLIPGMISTEAALSYLGVGVRPPTPSWGQMIAESVAYYETDPMYFVIPSVFLFLAVLAFTLLGDALRDILDPRGGRT; encoded by the coding sequence ATGACCACCACAGCAGCGGCCCGCGACGCCGCCCCGGACCGGCCCGCGGCGGCGCCCGGCAGCAGTCCCTGGCAGCTCGCCCGCCAGGAGCTCCGCCGCCGCCCCGCCGTCCGCGTCAGCCTCGCCATCGTCGGCCTCTTCGTCCTGATGGCCGCCACCGCGCCCTGGCTGGGCGCGCTCGGCGGCTGGTCCCCGCACGAGTTCGACAAGAATGCCGTCGACCCCTATCTCGGGGGCCAGCCGATCGGCGCCTTCGGGGGGATCGGAACCGAGCACTGGCTCGGCGTGGAACCCGTCACCGGCCGCGACCTGTTCGCCCGGGTCGTCCACGGCGCGCAGGTCTCCCTCCTGATCGCTTTCGCGGCCACCACGATCGTGGTCCTCGCCGGCACCGCCGCCGGGATCGCCGCCGGCTACTTCGGCGGCCGCACCGACGCGGCCCTGTCCCGGCTCATGGACCTGACCATGTCCTTCCCCTCCCTGATCTTCATGATCGCCATGCTGTCCGTGGCCAAGGACGTCAACCGGCTCGTCCTCATGACCGTGGTCATCGGCCTCTTCGGCTGGCCCGGCATCGCCCGGGTGGTCCGCGGCCAGGCCCTCTCCCTCAGACACCGCGAGTACGTCGACGCCGCCCGCGTCGGCGGCGCCGGCCCCTGGCGCATCCTCACCCGCGAGGTCCTGCCGGGCGTGGCGGGCCCCGTCATCGCCTACACCACCCTGCTCATCCCCGGGATGATCAGCACCGAGGCGGCTCTCAGCTATCTCGGCGTCGGCGTCCGCCCGCCCACCCCCTCCTGGGGCCAGATGATCGCCGAGTCCGTCGCCTACTACGAGACCGACCCCATGTACTTCGTCATCCCCAGCGTCTTCCTCTTCCTCGCCGTGCTCGCCTTCACCCTGCTCGGCGACGCGCTGCGCGACATCCTCGACCCGAGGGGAGGGCGCACGTGA